One Bradyrhizobium manausense DNA segment encodes these proteins:
- a CDS encoding aromatic ring-hydroxylating dioxygenase subunit alpha, whose protein sequence is MMSQEQNDLITRTGPKDPCGKLMRSYWQPAALVDELEGERPIRPVRLLGENLVLFRDESGRYGLIDRQCAHRGADLAFGRLEHGGLRCAFHGWLFDASGQCIETPAEPKDSKLCQNIRQRSYPVVEKSGILWAYLGEGEPPAFPELDCFVAPDTHTFAFKGHMACNWLQALEVGIDPAHASYLHRFFEDEDTSTAYGKQFRGASAGTDLPMTKILREYDRPIINVEHTEYGLRLIALREIDEQRTHVRVTNQLFPHGFVIPMSTEMTITQWHVPVDDENCYWYAIFTSYSNPVDKKKMREQRLELYELPDYVSRKNRSNDYGFDPHEQQTATYTGMGTDINVHDQWAVESMGAIQDRTKEHLGSSDKAIVQYRRLLRQEIEKVGCGERPMLFLDEANARSIQGPATMDGIGPTRGWETYWMEVDVKRRRGAPWTAPVPKEIADNVHRLTAAE, encoded by the coding sequence ATGATGAGCCAGGAGCAGAACGACCTGATCACCCGCACCGGGCCGAAAGACCCCTGTGGCAAGCTGATGCGGAGCTACTGGCAGCCGGCCGCGCTGGTCGATGAACTTGAGGGTGAGCGGCCGATCCGTCCCGTGCGTCTGCTCGGCGAGAACCTGGTGCTGTTTCGCGACGAGAGCGGACGCTATGGCCTGATTGATCGCCAATGCGCGCATCGTGGCGCCGACCTCGCTTTCGGGCGGCTGGAGCATGGCGGACTACGCTGCGCCTTCCATGGCTGGCTGTTCGACGCATCAGGCCAGTGCATCGAGACCCCGGCCGAACCGAAGGATTCAAAGCTCTGCCAGAACATCCGCCAGCGCTCCTATCCCGTAGTGGAGAAGAGCGGCATCCTCTGGGCCTATCTCGGCGAAGGTGAGCCGCCGGCGTTTCCGGAGCTCGACTGCTTCGTCGCGCCTGATACCCACACGTTTGCGTTCAAGGGCCACATGGCCTGCAATTGGCTGCAGGCGCTCGAGGTCGGCATCGATCCCGCCCACGCCTCCTATCTGCATCGCTTCTTCGAGGACGAGGACACGTCGACGGCCTACGGCAAGCAATTCCGCGGCGCTTCCGCCGGCACCGACCTGCCGATGACGAAGATTTTGCGCGAATACGACCGCCCGATCATCAATGTCGAGCACACCGAATACGGCCTGCGGCTGATCGCGCTTCGCGAGATCGACGAGCAGCGGACGCATGTCCGCGTCACCAACCAGCTCTTCCCGCACGGCTTCGTCATCCCCATGAGCACCGAGATGACGATCACCCAGTGGCACGTGCCTGTCGATGACGAGAACTGCTACTGGTACGCGATCTTCACCAGCTATTCGAACCCGGTCGACAAGAAGAAAATGCGCGAACAGCGGCTCGAACTCTATGAACTGCCCGACTACGTCTCGCGCAAGAACCGCAGCAACGACTACGGTTTCGATCCGCACGAGCAGCAGACCGCGACCTATACCGGCATGGGCACCGACATCAACGTCCACGACCAGTGGGCAGTGGAATCGATGGGCGCGATCCAGGATCGCACCAAGGAGCATCTCGGCTCGAGCGACAAGGCGATCGTGCAATATCGCCGCCTGCTGCGGCAGGAGATCGAGAAAGTCGGCTGCGGCGAGAGGCCGATGCTGTTTCTGGATGAGGCCAACGCACGCAGCATTCAAGGTCCGGCGACGATGGATGGTATCGGCCCGACCCGTGGCTGGGAGACCTATTGGATGGAAGTCGACGTCAAGCGTCGCCGCGGCGCGCCTTGGACAGCGCCGGTGCCGAAGGAGATCGCCGACAACGTGCATCGGCTGACGGCGGCGGAGTGA